One stretch of Zingiber officinale cultivar Zhangliang chromosome 6B, Zo_v1.1, whole genome shotgun sequence DNA includes these proteins:
- the LOC121989937 gene encoding cationic amino acid transporter 3, mitochondrial-like isoform X2 — protein MEYDEGSWKQVGGEASGFRFISRRKQVNSPRVKAKSPRHRLARALSVPEVIANGVGATIGAGVYVLVGTVAREEAGPALSISFLIAGIASALSAFCYAELASRCPSAGSAYHYSYVCVGEGVAWLVGWALILEYSIGSSAVARGISPNLALYFGGPDSLPYFLARVTIPGINVVVDPCAAVLVLIVTALLCSGIKESSIVQAVITGANICVLLFVISVGSFIGFQTGWVGYKITDGFFPYGLNGVLAGSGTVFFSYIGFDAVASTAEEVKNPQRDLPLGIGISLSICCLLYMLVSVVVVGLVPYFAMDPDTPISSAFANYGIGWAAHVITSGALLALCSAVMGSILPQPRILMAMARDGLLPSFFSSVHKRTQVPVNSTLVTGIFAASLAFFMDVSQLAGMVSVGTLFSFTIVAISILVVRYLPPDEIPLPASLMESIDSVSLRYSIQQKSEKKQRSVENSGSNKIQHDGLSQDTTNASIAQPLILKKTNQENLSEQTRRKRASWSITAVCVGVLILTKSATYTLLPFFLHVLGCSLGAFILLGGLAVLYWINQDDGRHSFGHSGGFTCPFVPALPVGSILINVYLLVNLGPGTWFRVSIWIVAGVLVYLLYGRTHSGLTNVVYVPAAHVDEIYEASSHLVV, from the exons ATGGAATACGACGAGGGGAGTTGGAAGCAGGTGGGAGGAGAAGCGTCGGGGTTCCGGTTCATTTCGAGGCGCAAACAGGTGAATTCGCCGCGGGTCAAGGCCAAGAGTCCGCGCCATCGGCTCGCCCGGGCGTTGTCAGTTCCGGAGGTCATTGCGAATG gtgttggtgcaaccatCGGTGCTGGAGTCTATGTTCTTGTTGGAACAGTTGCCAGAGAAGAAGCAGGACCTGCTCTAAGTATATCTTTTTTAATAGCTGGGATAGCATCTGCTCTCTCTGCTTTCTGCTATGCGGAGCTTGCAAGTCGTTGCCCATCTGCAGGGAGTGCCTACCACTATTCTTATGTCTGTGTTGGAGAAGG TGTTGCTTGGTTGGTTGGCTGGGCTCTAATCTTGGAATACTCAATTGGTAGTTCAGCTGTTGCACGCGGCATATCCCCAAATTTG GCTTTATATTTTGGAGGTCCAGATAGCCTGCCTTATTTTTTAGCACGCGTAACAATTCCAGGAATCAATGTTGTTGTTGATCCATGTGCTGCAGTCCTTGTTTTGATTGTCACAGCATTACTATGTTCAGGAATAAAGGAG AGCTCAATTGTCCAAGCGGTCATCAcaggtgcaaatatctgtgtgtTGTTATTTGTTATCTCTGTTGGCAGCTTTATTGGGTTTCAGACAGGATGGGTTGGATATAAGATCACTGACGG TTTCTTTCCTTACGGGTTAAATGGAGTGCTTGCTGGTTCAGGAACTGTTTTCTTTTCCTACATAGGTTTTGATGCTGTTGCTAGCACTGCTGAAGAG GTTAAGAATCCACAAAGAGATCTGCCACTGGGAATTGGTATTTCTCTATCTATATGCTGCTTGCTTTATATGTTGGTTTCCGTAGTTGTCGTTGGCTTGGTGCCATACTTTGCAATGGACCCTGACACCCCAATATCATCTGCATTTGCAAATTATGGCATTGGTTGGGCAGC GCATGTTATCACATCAGGAGCCCTTCTTGCACTTTGCTCAGCTGTGATGGGCTCCATTCTCCCACAG CCTAGAATTCTCATGGCAATGGCAAGAGATGGATTGTTACCATCGTTCTTCTCAAGTGTTCACAAGCGTACCCAAGTTCCAGTTAATAGCACACTTGTGACTGGGATATTTGCAGCTTCACTAGCATTCTTCATGGATGTTTCACAACTAGCTGGCATG GTCAGTGTTGGCACACTCTTTTCTTTCACCATTGTCGCGATCTCAATCTTGGTTGTGAGATATTTACCTCCAGATGAGATACCTCTTCCAGCATCTCTCATGGAATCTATTGATTCAGTTTCACTTCGCTATAGCATTCAACAGAAGAGTGAAAAGAAGCAACGTTCTGTTGAAAATTCAGGAAGTAACAAGATCCAACACGATGGCCTCTCGCAAGACACTACTAACGCATCAATTGCGCAACCTCTCATTCTGAAGAAAACAAATCAAG AAAATCTCAGTGAACAAACTCGCCGAAAGAGGGCATCTTGGAGCATAACTGCTGTTTGCGTTGGAGTTCTTATCCTCACAAAATCAGCCACTTACACATTACTGCCTTT CTTCCTACACGTCTTGGGATGCTCTTTAGGGGCCTTCATTCTTTTGGGAGGTCTAGCTGTTCTATACTGGATCAATCAAGACGACGGCCGTCATAGTTTCGGTCACAGTGGAG GCTTCACTTGCCCCTTTGTTCCAGCTCTCCCTGTTGGCTCCATCCTCATTAATGTTTATCTGCTCGTAAATCTCGG TCCAGGCACTTGGTTCCGAGTTTCAATTTGGATTGTGGCTGGGGTTTTGGTGTACTTGTTATATGGACGAACTCACAGCGGTTTGACGAATGTAGTGTATGTGCCGGCGGCACATGTAGATGAAATCTATGAAGCTTCTTCGCACTTGGTAGTTTAG
- the LOC121991991 gene encoding coenzyme Q-binding protein COQ10 homolog, mitochondrial-like has translation MPPFLSSSRALALILSTRNRSLDLGAGMRRLGKHPVARRRSERFAQTRSLANIAPCGKPCIGKFFRSGKELDPSVGNLHRYDQGRWFLGCGDGEEGSVLSKIYEERRVIGYSPEQLFAVVAAVDLYEGFVPWCQRSRVIKRNSDGSFDAELEIGFKFLVESYVSHVELEKPKRIKTTASESALFDHLINIWEFNPGPVPGTCDIYFLVDFKFNSPLYRQVASMFFKEVVSRLVTSFTDRCRQIYGPAVQVFEDSYQQSR, from the exons ATGCCGCCGTTTCTTTCATCCTCCAGGGCGCTTGCCTTGATTTTGTCAACCAGAAATCGATCTCTGGATCTGGGTGCAGGAATGAGAAGGCTGGGAAAGCATCCTGTGGCCAGGAGGAGGTCGGAGAGATTTGCTCAGACTCGAAGTTTGGCTAATATCGCTCCTTGTGGGAAACCGTGCATCGGGAAATTCTTTCGTTCCGGCAAAGAGCTTGATCCCTCCGTTGGAAACTTGCATCGTTACGATCAGGGGAGGTGGTTTTTGGGTTGCGGGGATGGCGAAGAGGGATCGGTTCTGTCGAAGATCTACGAGGAACGGCGTGTGATTGG GTATTCGCCAGAACAGTTATTTGCTGTGGTTGCAGCGGTTGATCTGTATGAGGGATTTGTGCCATGGTGCCAACGGTCTagggttattaagagaaatagtGATGGATCATTTGATGCTGAGCTAGAGATTGGCTTCAAGTTCCTAGTTGAAAGTTATGTATCTCATGTAGAATTGGAGAAACCAAAGCGTATAAAG ACCACTGCTTCAGAAAGTGCACTTTTTGACCATTTGATTAACATTTGGGAGTTCAATCCTGGTCCGGTCCCTGGAACTTGTGACATTTATTTCTTGGTGGACTTCAAATTCAACTCACCACTTTATCGCCAG GTGGCATCAATGTTTTTCAAAGAGGTAGTTTCCAGGCTAGTCACTTCTTTCACAGATCGATGCCGTCAAATATATGGTCCTGCCGTCCAAGTGTTCGAAGATTCTTATCAACAAAGCCGATGA
- the LOC121991992 gene encoding probable inactive leucine-rich repeat receptor-like protein kinase At3g03770 — MAPGNLVSSLLTVFMVLILIPRTYQLQSSQAWSLLRIKALLNYPPVLSAWDINTDFCNADPTPYLTVACYEESITQLRISGSGSSPPLPRSFLIKSFFTTLSRLPNLKVLSLTSLGIWGPVPAKISRLSGLEIVNMSSNYLYGTIPRRIYTLRNLQTLILDHNMFSGSIPDALGDLPLLALLSLKNNTLSGPLPSSFSVLKSLRVLVLSSNSLSGELPDLSSLTNLQVLDVENNFLGPTFPQLSRKVATINLRKNRFGGGLPTNLSSYFLLEELDVSSNKFVGPFLPSLLSLPSIRYLNIARNRFTGMLFGNMTCNDDLHFVDLSMNLLSGNLPTCLISNSSNQMFMYASNCLKIKDHSQHPYSFCQTQALAVEILPLHQKGKSGGKVTVVSGVVIGVVGIFSLAGVAVFIALRRGSIRRATKKPPRRIVEHASNGFPSKLLADARYISQTMKLAALGIPTYKSFSLEELEAATNYFETSSLMGESGHGQIYKGNLRDGSSVVIKCFKFKKGQSSQTFNHHIELISKLRHRHLVSALGHCFDYYLDDSSISRLFLIFEYVTNGTLRTSISAGGPRLTWMQRISAAISIVKGIQFLHGGIIPGLFDNHLKITNILLDQNLVAKISSYNIPLLAENRKTSGLPTSSSSGSNEHGERSKHTDKVDIYDFGVILLEIITGQPIESTSEVDITKDELRESILADETARRSIVDPVISRQCSDEALKIVMEICFRCLREEPTQRPSAEDVLWNLQFAAQVQESLGGESQSCEESSRSPSWPSRSPIAL, encoded by the exons ATGGCTCCTGGAAACTTGGTTTCTAGTCTGCTCACTGTGTTTATGGTTCTGATCCTTATACCTCGCACATACCAGCTGCAATCTTCTCAAGCTTGGTCACTCTTGAGAATCAAGGCACTCCTAAACTATCCACCCGTTTTGAGCGCCTGGGACATCAATACAGACTTCTGCAATGCTGACCCAACTCCGTATCTGACAGTCGCTTGCTATGAAGAGAGCATAACTCAGTTGCGCATAAGTGGTAGTGGGAGTTCTCCACCTCTTCCACGTAGTTTCTTGATCAAGTCCTTTTTCACCACTTTGTCTCGTCTCCCAAACTTGAAGGTCCTCTCCTTGACATCACTGGGCATTTGGGGTCCTGTGCCTGCAAAGATTTCTAGATTGTCTGGTTTAGAGATCGTCAATATGAGCTCAAATTACTTGTATGGCACCATACCTCGACGAATTTATACTCTGAGGAATCTCCAAACTCTTATACTCGATCATAACATGTTTAGTGGTTCCATTCCTGATGCACTGGGTGATCTTCCTCTGTTGGCCCTCTTAAGTTTGAAAAACAACACTTTAAGTGGGCCACTTCCGAGTTCATTTTCTGTACTGAAATCACTTAGGGTGCTCGTGCTCTCATCGAATAGTTTGTCTGGAGAATTGCCTGATCTTAGTAGCTTAACCAACCTCCAAGTGCTTGATGTGGAGAACAATTTCCTTGGACCTACATTCCCGCAGTTGAGTAGGAAGGTCGCAACTATCAATTTGAGAAAAAATAGGTTTGGCGGAGGCTTGCCCACTAATCTTAGCTCATATTTTTTACTCGAAGAGTTGGATGTCTCTTCCAATAAATTTGTTGGGCCTTTTCTGCCATCACTGTTGTCCCTTCCTTCTATTCGATACCTAAATATTGCTCGAAACAGGTTCACTGGAATGCTCTTTGGAAACATGACATGCAATGATGACCTTCACTTTGTAGATCTGTCTATGAATCTTCTGTCTGGTAACTTGCCAACATGCCTGATTTCAAATTCTAGTAATCAGATGTTTATGTACGCCTCGAATTGCTTGAAGATTAAAGATCATAGTCAGCATCCATACTCGTTTTGCCAGACTCAAGCTTTGGCTGTGGAAATATTGCCTCTTCACCAAAAAGGAAAATCAGGTGGAAAAGTGACTGTTGTGAGTGGTGTAGTGATTGGTGTTGTTGGAATTTTTTCATTAGCCGGTGTTGCAGTCTTCATTGCACTCAGAAGAGGAAGTATCAGGAGGGCAACCAAGAAACCTCCAAGAAGAATAGTGGAGCATGCTTCAAATGGTTTTCCTTCCAAATTGCTGGCTGATGCAA GGTACATATCTCAAACAATGAAGCTGGCGGCACTTGGCATTCCGACATACAAATCATTTTCATTGGAGGAACTTGAAGCTGCTACAAATTACTTTGAAACTTCAAGCTTAATGGGGGAAAGTGGCCATGGTCAG ATATACAAAGGCAACCTCAGAGACGGTTCTTCAGTGGTGATAAAGTGCTTTAAGTTTAAGAAGGGTCAGAGTTCTCAAACGTTCAATCACCATATTGAACTAATTTCGAAGCTTAGGCATCGCCACTTAGTCAGTGCCCTTGGTCATTGCTTTGATTATTACCTCGATGATTCAAGTATCAGCAGATTATTTCTCATTTTCGAATACGTGACAAATGGGACATTAAGAACCAGCATATCAG CTGGAGGACCGAGGCTTACATGGATGCAAAGGATTTCAGCTGCCATCAGCATAGTAAAGGGTATCCAGTTTTTGCACGGGGGTATAATACCCGGCTTATTCGATAACCATCTGAAAATTACTAACATACTGTTAGATCAGAATCTTGTTGCAAAAATAAGCAGCTATAATATTCCACTACTGGCAGAGAACAGGAAAACATCG GGATTGCCTACAAGTTCTTCGAGTGGATCGAATGAGCATGGGGAAAG GTCAAAGCATACGGATAAGGTCGACATCTATGATTTTGGTGTCATCTTATTGGAAATTATAACTGGACAGCCAATTGAATCGACATCAGAAGTTGATATAACGAAAGATGAG TTGCGCGAAAGTATTTTAGCCGACGAAACTGCTAGGAGAAGCATTGTGGATCCGGTCATAAGCCGGCAATGCAGCGACGAAGCACTGAAGATTGTCATGGAGATTTGCTTTAGGTGCCTCAGGGAGGAACCAACGCAGAGACCTTCCGCGGAAGATGTGTTGTGGAACTTGCAGTTTGCtgctcaagtacaagagtctttGGGAGGAGAATCTCAAAGTTGCGAAGAATCATCTCGTTCGCCTTCTTGGCCTTCTCGATCGCCTATTGCACTCTGA
- the LOC121989937 gene encoding cationic amino acid transporter 3, mitochondrial-like isoform X1, with amino-acid sequence MEILRLLSSLFSGRLTKVCVLPLSRAILVMEYDEGSWKQVGGEASGFRFISRRKQVNSPRVKAKSPRHRLARALSVPEVIANGVGATIGAGVYVLVGTVAREEAGPALSISFLIAGIASALSAFCYAELASRCPSAGSAYHYSYVCVGEGVAWLVGWALILEYSIGSSAVARGISPNLALYFGGPDSLPYFLARVTIPGINVVVDPCAAVLVLIVTALLCSGIKESSIVQAVITGANICVLLFVISVGSFIGFQTGWVGYKITDGFFPYGLNGVLAGSGTVFFSYIGFDAVASTAEEVKNPQRDLPLGIGISLSICCLLYMLVSVVVVGLVPYFAMDPDTPISSAFANYGIGWAAHVITSGALLALCSAVMGSILPQPRILMAMARDGLLPSFFSSVHKRTQVPVNSTLVTGIFAASLAFFMDVSQLAGMVSVGTLFSFTIVAISILVVRYLPPDEIPLPASLMESIDSVSLRYSIQQKSEKKQRSVENSGSNKIQHDGLSQDTTNASIAQPLILKKTNQENLSEQTRRKRASWSITAVCVGVLILTKSATYTLLPFFLHVLGCSLGAFILLGGLAVLYWINQDDGRHSFGHSGGFTCPFVPALPVGSILINVYLLVNLGPGTWFRVSIWIVAGVLVYLLYGRTHSGLTNVVYVPAAHVDEIYEASSHLVV; translated from the exons ATGGAGATCCTTCGTCttctttcttctctattttcgggAAGATTAACAAAAG TTTGTGTTTTACCTTTATCTCGTGCTATCTTGGTGATGGAATACGACGAGGGGAGTTGGAAGCAGGTGGGAGGAGAAGCGTCGGGGTTCCGGTTCATTTCGAGGCGCAAACAGGTGAATTCGCCGCGGGTCAAGGCCAAGAGTCCGCGCCATCGGCTCGCCCGGGCGTTGTCAGTTCCGGAGGTCATTGCGAATG gtgttggtgcaaccatCGGTGCTGGAGTCTATGTTCTTGTTGGAACAGTTGCCAGAGAAGAAGCAGGACCTGCTCTAAGTATATCTTTTTTAATAGCTGGGATAGCATCTGCTCTCTCTGCTTTCTGCTATGCGGAGCTTGCAAGTCGTTGCCCATCTGCAGGGAGTGCCTACCACTATTCTTATGTCTGTGTTGGAGAAGG TGTTGCTTGGTTGGTTGGCTGGGCTCTAATCTTGGAATACTCAATTGGTAGTTCAGCTGTTGCACGCGGCATATCCCCAAATTTG GCTTTATATTTTGGAGGTCCAGATAGCCTGCCTTATTTTTTAGCACGCGTAACAATTCCAGGAATCAATGTTGTTGTTGATCCATGTGCTGCAGTCCTTGTTTTGATTGTCACAGCATTACTATGTTCAGGAATAAAGGAG AGCTCAATTGTCCAAGCGGTCATCAcaggtgcaaatatctgtgtgtTGTTATTTGTTATCTCTGTTGGCAGCTTTATTGGGTTTCAGACAGGATGGGTTGGATATAAGATCACTGACGG TTTCTTTCCTTACGGGTTAAATGGAGTGCTTGCTGGTTCAGGAACTGTTTTCTTTTCCTACATAGGTTTTGATGCTGTTGCTAGCACTGCTGAAGAG GTTAAGAATCCACAAAGAGATCTGCCACTGGGAATTGGTATTTCTCTATCTATATGCTGCTTGCTTTATATGTTGGTTTCCGTAGTTGTCGTTGGCTTGGTGCCATACTTTGCAATGGACCCTGACACCCCAATATCATCTGCATTTGCAAATTATGGCATTGGTTGGGCAGC GCATGTTATCACATCAGGAGCCCTTCTTGCACTTTGCTCAGCTGTGATGGGCTCCATTCTCCCACAG CCTAGAATTCTCATGGCAATGGCAAGAGATGGATTGTTACCATCGTTCTTCTCAAGTGTTCACAAGCGTACCCAAGTTCCAGTTAATAGCACACTTGTGACTGGGATATTTGCAGCTTCACTAGCATTCTTCATGGATGTTTCACAACTAGCTGGCATG GTCAGTGTTGGCACACTCTTTTCTTTCACCATTGTCGCGATCTCAATCTTGGTTGTGAGATATTTACCTCCAGATGAGATACCTCTTCCAGCATCTCTCATGGAATCTATTGATTCAGTTTCACTTCGCTATAGCATTCAACAGAAGAGTGAAAAGAAGCAACGTTCTGTTGAAAATTCAGGAAGTAACAAGATCCAACACGATGGCCTCTCGCAAGACACTACTAACGCATCAATTGCGCAACCTCTCATTCTGAAGAAAACAAATCAAG AAAATCTCAGTGAACAAACTCGCCGAAAGAGGGCATCTTGGAGCATAACTGCTGTTTGCGTTGGAGTTCTTATCCTCACAAAATCAGCCACTTACACATTACTGCCTTT CTTCCTACACGTCTTGGGATGCTCTTTAGGGGCCTTCATTCTTTTGGGAGGTCTAGCTGTTCTATACTGGATCAATCAAGACGACGGCCGTCATAGTTTCGGTCACAGTGGAG GCTTCACTTGCCCCTTTGTTCCAGCTCTCCCTGTTGGCTCCATCCTCATTAATGTTTATCTGCTCGTAAATCTCGG TCCAGGCACTTGGTTCCGAGTTTCAATTTGGATTGTGGCTGGGGTTTTGGTGTACTTGTTATATGGACGAACTCACAGCGGTTTGACGAATGTAGTGTATGTGCCGGCGGCACATGTAGATGAAATCTATGAAGCTTCTTCGCACTTGGTAGTTTAG